One window of the Rosa rugosa chromosome 3, drRosRugo1.1, whole genome shotgun sequence genome contains the following:
- the LOC133737892 gene encoding UPF0481 protein At3g47200-like → MEGSVVPAPTDIENPLETLRKELDGLNRLSPSRCIYRVPDRLRRVKKEAYTPRVISIGPFHHGKEALKAMEVHKKWYLKGVMDRTNLELNAYIKKIKKREKKLRTCYAETFDLESDEFVKIILVDAIFVIEFLRRYSDSELQKENDCIFGKPRMVEDVLTDLLMLENQLPFFILEYLFKKFFILGDNPASVRSLSIQFLRDQGVTAFGIELDDSPRVEAKHIVDLFRELLIAPMSKEPPMTKTKKSATTPCIEKLHQIPKLHTGDTTELVLRNLIAFEQCITSEDYCISDYVSIMDELVDDPKDVGLLVKDKIVENDLGGGDQDLAPLINSLSTGIVYNADYFYYGDLCRELDEFYGSKWHKWMANLRRNYCKTPWTTISFVAAVVLLILTAIQTICSIISLK, encoded by the exons ATGGAAGGAAGTGTTGTACCTGCTCCAACTGATATAGAAAACCCGTTAGAAACTTTGAGAAAGGAGTTGGATGGCTTAAACCGGTT GTCCCCTTCGCGTTGCATCTACCGGGTTCCTGATCGACTCCGACGTGTAAAGAAAGAGGCCTACACACCTCGTGTAATCTCTATAGGCCCATTTCATCATGGAAAAGAAGCCTTGAAAGCCATGGAAGTTCACAAAAAGTGGTACCTTAAAGGTGTCATGGACCGAACCAATTTAGAGCTGAATGcttacataaaaaaaataaaaaaacgagAAAAAAAATTGCGGACTTGTTACGCAGAGACCTTTGATCTTGAAAGTGATGAATTTGTCAAAATCATTTTAGTGGATGCCATCTTCGTCATTGAGTTCTTACGTAGGTACTCGGACAGTGAAttgcaaaaagaaaatgattgCATCTTTGGAAAACCAAGGATGGTAGAGGATGTACTGACTGACTTGCTGATGCTTGAAAACCAGCTGCCATTCTTCATTCTTGAGTACCTATTCAAGAAATTCTTCATTCTTGGGGACAATCCAGCTTCTGTTAGGAGTCTTTCCATACAGTTTCTTCGTGACCAGGGTGTTACAGCTTTCGGGATAGAGTTAGATGATTCTCCCAGAGTAGAAGCGAAACATATTGTTGATCTCTTTAGAGAGCTATTGATAGCTCCTATGTCGAAAGAACCACCCatgaccaaaacaaaaaaatctgcAACAACACCTTGCATTGAAAAGCTACACCAG ATTCCAAAATTGCACACAGGGGATACAACGGAGCTTGTACTTAGAAATTTAATTGCCTTTGAACAATGCATTACTTCTGAAGATTATTGCATAAGTGATTATGTTAGCATCATGgatgagttggtggacgatccAAAAGATGTGGGGTTGCTTGTTAAGGATAAAATTGTTGAAAATGATCTCGGAGGTGGCGATCAGGATTTGGCTCCCTTGATCAACAGCCTTTCAACTGGGATTGTGTATAACGCAGACTACTTCTATTATGGTGATCTTTGTCGAGAGCTGGACGAGTTCTACGGTTCGAAGTGGCACAAATGGATGGCAAATTTGAGACGCAATTATTGCAAGACCCCTTGGACAACTATTTCTTTCGTGGCAGCAGTTGTTCTCCTCATACTCACTGCCATTCAAACTATCTGCTCAATTATCTCTCTTAAGTGA